Below is a genomic region from Candidatus Diapherotrites archaeon.
AATTATAAAGAACATAATAACCGATGAAACTAAGCCGCTTGGAGACACCATGAGACACCCAATTGAAATAACCGCAAAATACAATAAGAACGAAACCGTTAGCGACTATCTAAAAGATGAATATCTATTGTCGGAAGACCGTTTGTCAGATAAAAAAATTTTTGTGCTCTCTAAAAATCAAACCGGCAGTTTTGAGTCAGCTTTAAATGTCATAAGCGGTGGAACAACTCTTCGTAATAATTATGTTGTGCTTGGCACTGATTTCATTAACAACAACTTTGCGAGCGGGGTTATAAAATCAGACGATAGACTTTTTATTGTTCTGGCGAAAGAAAAAAAATATTTCAAGATAGACTTGATGTTTTTTTGCAAAAAGTATGGCTTAAATTATTCGCAAAGGAGAATATTTAAGAATAAAATTAAGTCTAAGCTATAATCTAACCAAAATACTGATTCAGAAAATCAATGTCTAGTACTGCACTCCGCCGAAGATTTCGATTTCCAAAGCGTCCTTGATTTTTTTCGCGTCAAAGCCCAGCTTTATCAACCGGGTCGTTCCGCGGATGCCTTTTCCCGACATTGTCGAGACGATCAGGCCGAACATTTCCAGTTCGGAAATATACTGGCGGTACCAGCGCGAACTCACAACGGTTTCCTTCAGCTGCTTGGCTATTCCGACGTATTCGTTGTAGACGTCTCCGGAAAACATCACGCTTTCGTTTTCCTCGCCCGTAATCTTTCTGACCCCGCTTTTCCTGCGCGCCAGCCTCGCAATCGAATACAGGACAAGCTGCTGCTGCCTCGGCAGGGTTGAAATCATGTTGAGTATGACTTCTTCCTCGACCTTTTTTTTCGCCTGCTTGACTTCCTCTTCCGTAACGTGGCCGACGCCTTTCTTGTCCGCAATTTCGCCGGCGCGCAAGAGCAGCATTACCGCAGTGCGCGCGTCCCCCGATTCCTTTGCCGCAATCGCCGAGGCAAGGCTTATGGCGGAATCCTCAACGGAGTTTTCCCTGAACGCTACCTTCGCCCTTTCGGATAGTATTTCTTTCAGTTCCTGGGCGTTGTAAGCCGGAAAAACGATTTCCTGCTCGCACAAAGAGCTCTTGCTTCTCGGATCAAGGCGGTCCTTGAACATCAGGTTGTTTGAAATGCCTATAAGGGAAACCGCGCCGCTTTCAAGTTCGTCATTGCACCTTGTCAGAGAATAAATCAGGTCATCCAGGTCTTTCAGCTTGTCGATTTCATCCAACGCCATTACAACGACGCATTTTTTTGTCTGCGCGAATTCGAGGAGTTTTTCGTAAACGAAAGTTGCGGAGTAACCCATGAAATTGTCGTTCGGGTAAAAATCCTTGATTGCTTTCAGCAGAACCTTGTATTTGGAGTTATGCGTCCTGCAGTTGATGTAACAGGTCTGTATTCCGGAATTGTCAGAAGTGCCTTTGCCTTCCGCGTTTTTTTTGGCGAACTCCGCCAAATCCTTCAAAACATGCCTTGCAGTGGAAGTCTTGCCCGCGCCGGTCTTTCCGTAGATGAAAAGGTTGTCCGGCTTTTTTCCGCCGAGCGCCACTCCCAGAACGGTGGTCATGGTTTTTATCTGCTCGTCCCTGAACAGGATGTGGTCAGGCGTGTAATGCGGCGTTATCTTGTCCCTGTCAAGGAAAACGCTTTGCCTGTTGGCTTCCTGCTCGAATAAGTTCTGCTCCAAAAACCCACCAAACAACCTTTCCTGCACAAAACTTAAAAAAAGGGCAATGGTCTCCGGAGCTTCCGCTATTTTTTTAAACTGCGGAAAACACTATGTTTCAATGCCTGAATCCCGCGAAGCCGCACCCGATGAAATCACCGCGGCATGGAACGCAGTTCTGACTGCTTTTAGGAAAGACAAACCCGGGCGGAAAGGCAAAGGAATTGGCTGGAACAGTTTTTTTGGCCAACCGCATGTTGCGGGTGCTTTGGGCGTTTTGGGAATGGATGCGCGCTTGGTTCAGAATTTGCTTGGAAGGCCCGAAGGGCCGCCTAGTGCGGCGGATATTGTAAAGTGGAACACGCATGCAAGGGAACAATTGGCCATAATGCGGCGCGAGGACAGACTTCGCGGACTAATTGACGAAAGAAGCGACGCCAACAAAGCTGCCGGTGCAAGTGCAAGGCGCGGCATGGCGCATTTGAGGGAAGCGGAAGCGGCTGCTTTGGAACGCAGGCATCAGGCTAATGCGGCCGCGTTGGAGGAAAAACGCAGGAAGGATGCGGCAAGCAGGATAACCAACAACAGCCTGATTTTCAAATCCGATCTGGATACCTTGGCAAGGCTTTCTTCGCAGTATGTTGATGAACGCGTCGGATTGGGCATTGTGCCGCGAAGCGGAGCGCAAAAACTCAAGGGCGAACTCGCCGGCTTTTGGCGCAAAGCCCACAATGTAAGCCTCCGCATCAAGCCTGACGCTGACGGCGACAGGCAGATGGCCAACATGATAATTTTGCGCAACGGCGACAAGAATGGAACGCCCGTAGGCTTCCTAAAATTCGGGCTGACGAAGACAATGCGGGGTCAGGTTGTCCTGCATTTGTCTGACGCGTTCATTGAGCCCCAATACCGCATCAGGGGCGGAGAACCGCTTTTTCCTCGGCCCGTTGTCCGGGCATTGCGCGGTATAATAAAAATGGTCAGGGAAACAAACGACCTGCCCGACTCTGCAGTCGTGCATTTGACGTACGACCCGCGGCTGAGTTCGGC
It encodes:
- a CDS encoding AAA family ATPase — protein: MEQNLFEQEANRQSVFLDRDKITPHYTPDHILFRDEQIKTMTTVLGVALGGKKPDNLFIYGKTGAGKTSTARHVLKDLAEFAKKNAEGKGTSDNSGIQTCYINCRTHNSKYKVLLKAIKDFYPNDNFMGYSATFVYEKLLEFAQTKKCVVVMALDEIDKLKDLDDLIYSLTRCNDELESGAVSLIGISNNLMFKDRLDPRSKSSLCEQEIVFPAYNAQELKEILSERAKVAFRENSVEDSAISLASAIAAKESGDARTAVMLLLRAGEIADKKGVGHVTEEEVKQAKKKVEEEVILNMISTLPRQQQLVLYSIARLARRKSGVRKITGEENESVMFSGDVYNEYVGIAKQLKETVVSSRWYRQYISELEMFGLIVSTMSGKGIRGTTRLIKLGFDAKKIKDALEIEIFGGVQY